Proteins encoded in a region of the Atopobium sp. oral taxon 416 genome:
- a CDS encoding glycosyltransferase has translation MPRVSVVVPIFNTRQYLPQCVDSLLGQTLDDIEIILVDDGSPDGAGEVADAYASCHRNIRVVHQPNEGLGPARNVGIRRCMGDYVAFVDSDDWVEPTMYERLYGKAMELGSDIVVSGHCDVTNGRKTFVKPHPLAGRTLEDKQDILGVRRELYGHAPGDAAVESFPMSVCMSLYRRSLIESCGLAFRNALSEDTLFNLDAYGSARRISFVGSTDYCYRKDDQSSITKTFSREKLGLYSDFVDALAALARMEPDSEDCMLRVRRTAVDYARLYVGLVATSDLAPREQRSEVLGLIDSTMFRSYCMDFPIDTLPVQQRIFQRSLVGRHTRTALFLLRMRLAIKKGGR, from the coding sequence ATGCCGAGAGTTAGTGTCGTGGTGCCCATATTCAATACCAGACAGTATCTTCCCCAGTGCGTGGACAGCCTGCTCGGCCAGACGCTCGACGACATTGAGATTATCCTGGTCGATGACGGTTCTCCCGATGGCGCAGGGGAGGTCGCTGACGCGTATGCATCGTGCCATAGGAACATCAGGGTTGTCCATCAGCCCAACGAGGGCCTTGGTCCCGCGAGGAACGTGGGCATTCGCCGGTGCATGGGCGACTACGTCGCCTTTGTCGACTCCGACGACTGGGTCGAGCCCACGATGTACGAGCGCCTTTACGGCAAGGCGATGGAGTTGGGGTCGGACATCGTGGTGAGCGGACACTGTGATGTGACCAATGGACGCAAGACCTTTGTCAAGCCTCATCCCCTTGCGGGCAGGACGCTGGAGGACAAGCAGGACATTCTTGGTGTGCGCAGGGAGCTCTACGGGCACGCTCCCGGTGATGCGGCTGTCGAGTCATTCCCGATGTCCGTGTGCATGTCACTGTACAGAAGATCCCTCATCGAGTCCTGCGGGCTCGCCTTCAGAAACGCGCTTTCCGAGGACACGTTATTCAACCTTGATGCATATGGATCTGCCCGGAGGATTTCGTTCGTGGGATCGACCGACTACTGCTACCGAAAGGATGACCAGAGCTCCATTACCAAAACGTTCTCACGGGAGAAGCTGGGCCTCTATTCAGACTTTGTCGACGCCCTTGCCGCCCTCGCCCGCATGGAGCCCGATAGCGAGGACTGCATGCTGCGCGTAAGACGGACGGCGGTCGATTATGCCCGTCTGTACGTGGGCCTCGTGGCCACCAGCGACCTGGCGCCCCGAGAACAGCGCAGCGAGGTCCTCGGACTCATCGACTCGACGATGTTCCGGAGTTATTGCATGGACTTTCCCATCGATACCCTCCCCGTCCAGCAGCGTATCTTCCAGAGGAGCCTTGTCGGGAGGCACACGCGCACGGCGCTGTTTCTGCTGAGGATGAGACTTGCGATAAAGAAAGGCGGACGATGA